Proteins encoded within one genomic window of Conchiformibius steedae:
- a CDS encoding electron transfer flavoprotein subunit alpha/FixB family protein, whose product MTTLVFAEHDGKQLAPATRHAVTAAARLGEVHILVAGKAVRHIAEAAARISGVSRVLLAEAEHYEHLLAEETAPLLVSLAEPYRYLAAAASGFGKNTMPRAAALLDCPQVSDLTDIVDANTFVRPIYAGNVLATVRSDADKLVLTVRASAFDAAADHNDTPAEIHTVPAAPAQQLSRFVRRELTVSERPELTQARVVVSGGRGLGSAEQFDALITPLADSLGAAIGASRAAVDAEYAPNDYQVGQTGKIVAPDLYIAVGISGAIQHLAGMQGSKTVVAINKDPDAPIFAAADYALVGDLFEIVPQLTAAIKQIS is encoded by the coding sequence ATGACTACGCTTGTTTTTGCTGAACACGACGGCAAACAGCTTGCCCCTGCCACCCGCCACGCCGTTACCGCCGCCGCCCGTTTGGGGGAAGTGCATATTTTGGTGGCAGGCAAAGCCGTCCGCCACATCGCCGAAGCTGCCGCGCGTATCAGCGGCGTATCGCGTGTGCTGCTGGCAGAAGCCGAACATTACGAACATCTACTTGCCGAAGAAACCGCACCGTTGCTGGTGTCGCTTGCCGAGCCTTACCGTTATCTTGCCGCTGCCGCCTCAGGTTTTGGCAAAAACACCATGCCCCGCGCCGCCGCGCTGCTGGATTGCCCGCAAGTTTCCGATTTAACCGATATTGTGGATGCAAATACCTTTGTCCGTCCCATTTACGCAGGCAATGTGTTGGCAACCGTCCGCAGCGATGCCGACAAATTGGTGCTGACCGTCCGCGCCAGCGCCTTTGATGCCGCCGCCGACCACAACGACACCCCTGCTGAAATCCACACCGTTCCCGCTGCCCCCGCACAACAATTAAGCCGTTTCGTGCGCCGCGAACTCACCGTATCTGAACGCCCCGAACTCACCCAAGCGCGTGTGGTGGTATCGGGCGGACGCGGATTGGGCAGCGCCGAACAGTTTGACGCCCTAATCACCCCTTTGGCAGACAGCTTGGGCGCAGCCATTGGTGCATCACGCGCCGCCGTCGATGCCGAATACGCCCCCAACGACTACCAAGTCGGACAAACAGGCAAAATTGTTGCCCCCGATTTGTATATCGCCGTAGGTATTTCAGGCGCAATCCAACATCTGGCAGGTATGCAGGGCAGTAAAACCGTGGTTGCCATCAACAAAGACCCCGATGCCCCCATTTTTGCCGCCGCCGATTATGCACTGGTGGGCGATTTATTTGAAATCGTACCGCAGCTTACCGCCGCCATTAAGCAAATTTCCTAG
- a CDS encoding thiamine ABC transporter substrate-binding protein, with the protein MTIVKKLLACVAVLLAHTVVAATEVRLAVHDSFDLPKPLLAKFEQQHDAKVVLIKAGDGNELLNRLIISKNQPIADAVYGLDNGNAEKARSAGVLAAQQPESAPTVIALSGMLAVDYGFVALNYDKKWFAEKKLPLPKSLHDLAQPQYKDLTVMPNPATSTPGMAFLLANIGGLGENQAFAWWAKMRQNGVKITKGWSEAYNTEFSLNGGARPIMVGYASSPAAEVFYSKNKKTVPDMGNLFLNGGVYRQIEGAAVLNKAQQPVLAAKLVQYLQSPAVQAAVPTAMWVYPAVRGTSLPAVMKHASLPKQHWSPNDKRIADNRKAWVSRWTKTVLK; encoded by the coding sequence ATGACGATTGTAAAAAAACTGCTGGCGTGTGTCGCCGTTTTGCTGGCACACACTGTCGTCGCTGCCACCGAAGTGCGTTTGGCGGTACACGACAGCTTTGATTTGCCTAAACCCTTGTTGGCAAAGTTTGAACAACAGCACGATGCCAAAGTGGTGCTGATTAAGGCAGGTGATGGCAATGAATTGCTGAACCGTTTGATTATCAGTAAAAACCAACCGATTGCCGATGCTGTGTACGGTTTGGACAACGGCAATGCCGAAAAAGCCCGCAGCGCGGGCGTGTTGGCGGCACAGCAGCCCGAAAGTGCGCCTACCGTGATTGCCCTGTCGGGCATGCTGGCGGTGGATTACGGCTTTGTTGCGCTCAATTACGACAAAAAATGGTTTGCCGAGAAAAAACTGCCACTGCCCAAAAGCCTGCACGATTTGGCGCAACCGCAATACAAAGACCTAACCGTGATGCCCAATCCCGCTACTTCTACCCCCGGTATGGCGTTTTTGCTGGCGAATATCGGTGGTTTGGGCGAAAACCAAGCCTTTGCGTGGTGGGCAAAAATGCGTCAGAACGGCGTAAAAATTACCAAAGGTTGGTCAGAAGCCTATAATACCGAATTCAGTTTAAACGGCGGCGCGCGCCCGATTATGGTGGGCTATGCCAGCAGTCCTGCTGCCGAAGTGTTTTACAGCAAAAACAAAAAAACCGTTCCCGATATGGGTAATTTGTTTTTAAACGGCGGTGTGTACCGTCAGATTGAAGGCGCGGCGGTGTTAAACAAGGCACAACAGCCCGTGTTGGCAGCCAAGTTGGTGCAATACCTGCAAAGCCCCGCCGTACAAGCTGCTGTACCGACTGCCATGTGGGTTTATCCTGCGGTACGCGGTACGTCCCTGCCTGCGGTAATGAAACACGCCTCCCTGCCCAAACAACACTGGTCGCCCAACGACAAACGCATTGCCGACAACCGCAAAGCATGGGTGTCGCGCTGGACCAAAACCGTTTTGAAATAA
- a CDS encoding sulfatase-like hydrolase/transferase gives MWQDLLKKDIKILENPLLWKNMWRALAFVLLPNLLLWCACYFMNLARPIVNLDYLLVSALMVMPWRSAKIFGGVLFAVCVFVDCAMLLMQLFPFLDLAATVYLIPFLPQAPLRFIVLVALVVAYVAAMPWLLARIGRYVPRKSVWFYCILLGLCGWSIRSATYRTVPAEYFARDNYFISHSQTALYAEHYGNGFLTAMRQLPELIPIDKTQDYASKQLVRPIGDKVLMIVAESWGVAREASVQRAILQKIYDRQDKLAFIKEGYFDFAGATVQGELRELCQLNTTGGYAFHKTDPAQFARCLPNILKQQGYQTIAMHGASSRLYDRHSWYAKAGFGKTLFAEDLPDKPRCYAFHGACDRALYDEVAKAFRQNAQGKTFFYWLTLTSHSPYAQSDMHQPRLDCKQHQLFEGDICNNMRLNAQFFDGLAELIDRPEMRGTEVIVVGDHMPPIFSNAPIHKNLRWNDVSWLHFKIQ, from the coding sequence ATGTGGCAGGATTTACTCAAAAAAGACATTAAAATTTTAGAAAACCCACTGCTGTGGAAAAATATGTGGCGGGCGTTGGCGTTTGTGTTGCTGCCTAACTTGTTGTTGTGGTGTGCCTGTTATTTTATGAACTTGGCGCGTCCCATTGTCAATTTGGATTATCTGTTGGTATCCGCACTGATGGTGATGCCGTGGCGCAGTGCCAAAATTTTTGGTGGTGTACTGTTTGCCGTGTGTGTGTTTGTGGACTGCGCGATGCTGCTGATGCAGTTGTTTCCGTTTTTGGATTTGGCGGCAACGGTGTATCTGATTCCGTTTTTACCGCAAGCCCCGTTGCGCTTTATCGTGCTGGTGGCACTGGTGGTGGCGTATGTGGCGGCAATGCCGTGGCTGTTGGCGCGTATCGGGCGTTATGTACCGCGCAAAAGTGTGTGGTTTTACTGTATTTTATTGGGATTGTGCGGCTGGTCCATCCGTTCTGCCACTTACCGCACCGTTCCCGCCGAATACTTTGCCCGCGACAATTATTTTATTTCCCACAGCCAAACCGCACTGTATGCCGAACACTACGGCAACGGTTTTCTGACCGCCATGCGCCAGTTGCCCGAACTCATTCCCATTGATAAAACACAAGATTATGCGTCCAAACAGCTTGTCCGTCCCATTGGCGACAAAGTGTTGATGATTGTGGCAGAATCTTGGGGCGTGGCGCGGGAAGCCTCGGTACAACGTGCTATTTTGCAGAAAATTTACGACCGCCAAGACAAATTGGCGTTTATTAAAGAAGGTTATTTTGACTTTGCGGGTGCCACCGTGCAGGGCGAATTGCGCGAATTGTGCCAATTAAACACCACAGGCGGTTATGCCTTCCACAAAACCGACCCCGCCCAATTTGCCCGCTGCTTGCCCAATATTTTAAAACAGCAAGGTTATCAAACCATTGCCATGCACGGTGCCAGCAGCCGTTTATACGACCGCCACAGCTGGTATGCCAAAGCAGGCTTTGGCAAAACCCTATTTGCTGAAGATTTACCCGACAAACCACGCTGCTATGCCTTTCACGGTGCTTGCGACCGTGCACTGTATGACGAAGTTGCCAAAGCATTCCGCCAAAACGCGCAAGGCAAAACCTTTTTTTACTGGCTGACTTTAACTTCACATTCCCCCTATGCCCAATCCGATATGCACCAACCCCGTTTGGACTGTAAACAGCACCAATTATTTGAAGGAGATATTTGCAACAATATGCGTTTGAACGCACAATTTTTTGACGGTTTGGCAGAGCTGATTGACCGTCCTGAAATGCGCGGCACGGAAGTAATTGTGGTGGGCGACCACATGCCGCCGATTTTCAGCAATGCGCCGATTCACAAAAACCTACGTTGGAACGATGTAAGCTGGCTACACTTCAAAATCCAATAA
- a CDS encoding DEAD/DEAH box helicase, producing MDIKTNAFTALGLGRELSDALNERGYHTPTPIQEAAIPKVLAGHDLLAAAQTGTGKTAAFMLPALERLKRYANTSTSPAMHPVRMLVLTPTRELADQIDQNVVNYIKYLPLKHTVLFGGMNMDAQTHALRAGSEIVIATVGRLLDHVKQKNIQLNKVEILVLDEADRMLDMGFIDDIRTIMNLLPKQRQTLLFSATFAPAIRKLAQDFMNRPETVQTAAQNTTNANVEQHIIAVDAARKRELLERLIVDLEMNQVIVFCKTKHSAEQVSRDLQRRGLQARAIHGDKTQQNRLETLTQFKEGQVRVLVATDVAARGLDIAELPFVINYELPTQPEDYVHRIGRTGRAGADGVAISLMDGDEQKMYEAIQNLIGSELSVSRIEGFEPQWQQSNHSPEISHTRRAPDNSTNRTPQPAVHPKKDTAPPRPTRRRGRERRSCALLQANFGVEK from the coding sequence ATGGACATAAAAACCAACGCCTTTACCGCTCTGGGTTTGGGGCGAGAATTAAGCGATGCCCTTAACGAACGGGGCTACCACACCCCCACCCCCATACAAGAAGCCGCCATTCCCAAAGTATTGGCAGGACACGATTTACTTGCCGCCGCCCAAACCGGCACAGGCAAAACCGCCGCTTTTATGCTGCCCGCATTAGAACGCCTCAAACGCTATGCCAATACCAGCACCTCGCCCGCCATGCACCCCGTACGTATGCTGGTGCTGACCCCCACCCGCGAGCTTGCCGACCAAATTGACCAAAACGTTGTCAATTATATTAAATACTTACCGCTCAAACACACCGTATTGTTCGGCGGCATGAATATGGACGCACAAACCCACGCCCTACGCGCAGGCAGCGAAATCGTTATCGCCACCGTAGGACGTCTGCTTGACCACGTCAAACAAAAAAATATCCAATTAAATAAAGTAGAAATTTTGGTGCTGGACGAAGCCGACCGCATGTTGGACATGGGCTTTATTGACGACATCCGCACCATTATGAACCTGCTGCCCAAGCAGCGGCAAACCCTGCTGTTTTCCGCCACCTTTGCCCCAGCCATCCGCAAGCTGGCGCAAGACTTTATGAACCGTCCCGAAACCGTACAAACCGCCGCGCAAAACACCACCAATGCCAATGTAGAACAACACATTATCGCCGTTGATGCCGCACGCAAACGCGAACTGCTTGAACGTTTGATAGTAGATTTAGAAATGAATCAAGTAATCGTGTTTTGCAAAACCAAACACAGCGCCGAACAGGTATCACGCGATTTGCAGCGGCGCGGTTTGCAGGCACGCGCCATTCACGGCGACAAAACCCAGCAAAACCGTTTGGAAACGCTGACCCAATTTAAAGAAGGACAAGTGCGCGTGTTGGTGGCAACCGATGTCGCCGCGCGGGGTTTGGACATTGCCGAACTACCGTTTGTGATTAATTACGAACTGCCCACCCAGCCCGAAGACTACGTTCACCGCATCGGGCGCACAGGACGCGCAGGTGCAGACGGCGTTGCCATTTCACTGATGGACGGCGACGAACAAAAAATGTATGAAGCCATTCAAAACCTGATTGGCAGCGAATTAAGCGTTTCGCGGATTGAAGGGTTTGAACCGCAATGGCAGCAGTCAAACCACAGCCCCGAAATTTCCCACACACGCCGCGCACCCGACAACAGCACCAACCGCACACCGCAACCCGCAGTCCACCCCAAAAAAGACACCGCTCCCCCGCGCCCCACCCGCCGCCGCGGACGCGAGCGCCGTTCCTGCGCCTTACTGCAAGCCAATTTTGGTGTGGAAAAATAG
- a CDS encoding electron transfer flavoprotein subunit beta/FixA family protein, which translates to MKILVAVKRVTDFNVKVRVKPDGSDVDIGNVKMSMNPFDEIAVEEAVRLKEAGKASEIVAVSVGAKKCEDTLRTALAMGADRALHIESDTAPEPLAVAKLLAKVAQQEQVDLLLLGKQAIDDDANQTAQMLAALLNAPQATCACEIECGDGEITVTREIDGGTETLALRLPAVVSADLRLNEPRFVKLPNLMQAKKKPLEKSTPADWGVDIAPRLQTVAYAEPPARGAARKVADVTELIAALQAAKAL; encoded by the coding sequence ATGAAAATTCTGGTTGCCGTAAAACGGGTTACCGATTTTAATGTGAAAGTGCGCGTGAAGCCCGACGGCTCGGATGTGGATATTGGCAATGTGAAAATGTCGATGAATCCGTTTGACGAAATTGCGGTGGAAGAAGCGGTGCGTTTAAAAGAAGCGGGCAAGGCAAGCGAAATTGTGGCGGTATCGGTGGGCGCAAAAAAATGTGAAGACACGCTGCGTACCGCTTTGGCAATGGGCGCAGACCGTGCTTTGCATATTGAAAGCGACACCGCGCCCGAACCTTTAGCCGTTGCCAAACTGTTGGCAAAAGTGGCGCAGCAGGAACAAGTAGATTTGCTGTTATTGGGTAAACAGGCAATTGATGACGATGCCAACCAAACGGCACAAATGCTCGCCGCGCTGTTAAACGCCCCACAAGCCACTTGCGCCTGTGAAATTGAATGCGGCGACGGCGAAATTACCGTTACCCGCGAAATTGACGGCGGTACGGAAACGCTGGCATTGCGCCTGCCTGCGGTGGTCAGCGCCGATTTGCGTTTGAACGAACCGCGCTTTGTCAAACTGCCCAATCTGATGCAGGCAAAGAAAAAACCTTTGGAAAAAAGTACGCCTGCCGATTGGGGCGTGGATATTGCCCCGCGTTTGCAAACGGTCGCTTATGCTGAACCGCCCGCACGCGGCGCAGCCCGTAAAGTGGCAGACGTTACCGAACTGATTGCCGCGCTTCAAGCCGCCAAAGCCCTGTAA
- the mnmE gene encoding tRNA uridine-5-carboxymethylaminomethyl(34) synthesis GTPase MnmE, which translates to MASSQTIAAIATAAGRGGVGIVRVSGKHLAAFAERLCGKTPRPRTAHYGDFLDENGETIDSGLLLYFPAPASFTGEDVLELHGHGGMVVMQMLLARCVELGARQARPGEFSQRAFLNGKMDLAQAESVADLIDADSRTAARMAVRSLKGAFSQRIHALVDDLIHLRMLIEAALDFPEEDIDFLAELNIPARVDALQVQLQAINAQAAQGAILREGMQVVLAGAPNVGKSSLLNALAGDDIAIVTDIAGTTRDTVREQIVLDGVPVHITDTAGLRHTADTVEQIGIERSRRALAQADVALVLIDPQEGLNDSVREALSQLPPDLKRIEIHNKIDLRNEAAFTRSSGSLCGADSIIGLSAKTGAGLDLLKNALLAQIGWRGESEGLFLARSRHLDALARAAVELQHAAVCVNQAELLAEHLRLAQNACNEITGEFTADDLLGVIFSRFCIGK; encoded by the coding sequence ATGGCTTCTTCCCAAACCATTGCCGCCATTGCCACCGCCGCAGGGCGCGGCGGCGTAGGCATTGTGCGCGTATCGGGCAAACATTTGGCAGCGTTTGCCGAACGCCTGTGCGGTAAAACCCCCCGCCCACGCACCGCCCATTATGGCGATTTTTTAGACGAAAACGGCGAAACCATAGACAGCGGACTGCTGCTGTATTTTCCCGCACCTGCCAGCTTTACGGGTGAAGACGTGCTGGAACTGCACGGACACGGCGGCATGGTGGTGATGCAGATGCTGCTGGCGCGTTGTGTGGAATTGGGCGCAAGACAAGCGCGCCCCGGTGAATTTAGCCAACGTGCTTTTTTAAATGGCAAAATGGATTTGGCACAAGCAGAAAGCGTTGCCGACTTGATTGATGCCGACAGCCGCACCGCCGCGCGTATGGCGGTACGTTCGTTGAAAGGCGCGTTTTCACAGCGCATCCACGCCTTGGTGGACGACTTAATCCACCTGCGTATGCTGATAGAAGCCGCTTTGGATTTTCCCGAAGAAGATATTGATTTTCTAGCAGAATTAAATATTCCTGCCCGTGTGGACGCATTACAGGTGCAGTTGCAGGCAATTAACGCCCAAGCCGCACAGGGCGCGATTTTGCGTGAAGGGATGCAGGTGGTGCTGGCAGGTGCGCCCAATGTCGGTAAATCCAGCCTGCTTAATGCCTTGGCGGGTGACGACATCGCCATTGTAACCGATATTGCCGGCACCACCCGCGACACCGTGCGCGAACAAATCGTTTTAGACGGCGTACCCGTACACATTACCGATACCGCAGGTTTGCGCCACACCGCCGATACCGTAGAACAAATCGGCATCGAGCGCAGCCGCCGTGCCTTGGCACAAGCCGATGTCGCGCTGGTGTTGATTGACCCGCAGGAAGGCTTAAACGACAGCGTGCGTGAAGCCCTGTCGCAGCTTCCGCCTGATTTAAAACGCATTGAAATTCATAATAAAATTGATTTGCGCAATGAAGCAGCGTTTACCCGCAGCAGCGGCAGCCTGTGCGGTGCAGACAGCATTATCGGGCTGTCCGCCAAAACAGGCGCAGGCTTGGATTTACTTAAAAATGCCCTGTTGGCACAAATCGGTTGGCGCGGCGAAAGTGAAGGCTTGTTTTTGGCGCGTAGCCGCCACTTGGACGCATTGGCACGCGCCGCCGTTGAGCTGCAACACGCCGCTGTTTGCGTGAATCAGGCAGAATTATTGGCAGAACACCTGCGTTTGGCGCAAAATGCCTGCAACGAAATCACGGGCGAATTTACCGCCGATGATTTGCTGGGCGTGATTTTCAGCCGTTTTTGCATCGGTAAATAA
- a CDS encoding transferrin-binding protein-like solute binding protein: protein MKKSNFNVLLLCSMLALTACGSSGGGSAVANKPVLEQANNDRQKAEEIAKAQEAAKAEEERKKQEAAKAEEERKKQEAAKAEEERKKQEAAKAEEERKKQEAAAASDKQAPTTADVVAQLDKTFVANHKEKADFMAYRPINGAVISINNSTGAVSAKQPDSTELESININGQKMLLLARYADEGKVSRPINDSDFPDGGKTGKGFVGSRGYGYSPDFADFRWGVYTDKGVSTLFVQGNASSYVPSSGKFRYSGRAVIGENGEYNQVHGVKAVADFATKRIDVSLTPPSREGQATRDALEFGATIKGNTFSGNENGIVSKGGFYGGGAASAAGVFFATDGKHKGLNGAFGVSERTTAK, encoded by the coding sequence ATGAAAAAATCCAATTTTAATGTTTTACTGCTTTGCAGTATGTTGGCTTTAACAGCTTGCGGCTCATCAGGTGGTGGTTCTGCTGTTGCCAACAAACCTGTTTTAGAACAGGCAAATAACGACAGACAAAAGGCAGAGGAAATCGCCAAAGCCCAAGAAGCAGCCAAAGCTGAAGAAGAGCGTAAAAAGCAAGAAGCAGCTAAAGCCGAAGAAGAGCGCAAAAAGCAAGAAGCTGCTAAAGCTGAAGAAGAGCGTAAAAAGCAAGAAGCTGCTAAAGCTGAAGAAGAGCGCAAAAAGCAAGAAGCTGCTGCTGCTTCAGATAAACAAGCCCCTACCACCGCCGATGTGGTTGCACAACTGGATAAAACCTTTGTTGCCAATCACAAAGAAAAAGCCGATTTTATGGCGTACCGTCCGATTAACGGTGCAGTAATCAGCATCAATAACAGCACAGGCGCAGTATCTGCCAAACAGCCCGATTCAACAGAATTGGAATCCATCAACATCAACGGACAAAAAATGCTGTTGTTGGCACGTTATGCTGATGAAGGCAAAGTATCGCGCCCGATTAACGACAGCGATTTCCCCGATGGCGGTAAAACAGGCAAGGGCTTTGTGGGTAGCCGTGGTTATGGCTACAGCCCCGATTTTGCCGATTTCCGTTGGGGCGTTTATACCGATAAAGGCGTAAGTACCTTGTTTGTACAGGGTAATGCCAGCAGCTATGTGCCTAGCAGCGGCAAATTCCGTTATTCAGGGCGTGCTGTGATTGGCGAAAACGGCGAGTACAATCAAGTGCATGGTGTGAAAGCAGTGGCGGATTTTGCCACCAAACGCATTGATGTGAGCCTGACCCCGCCCAGCCGCGAAGGGCAGGCAACCCGTGATGCGCTGGAATTTGGTGCAACCATTAAAGGCAATACCTTTTCAGGCAATGAAAACGGCATTGTCAGCAAAGGTGGTTTCTACGGTGGTGGTGCGGCATCGGCAGCAGGCGTGTTTTTTGCTACCGATGGCAAACATAAAGGTTTGAACGGCGCATTTGGCGTATCAGAACGCACCACTGCAAAATAA
- the nadE gene encoding NAD(+) synthase: protein MQTEKIITHITQWLHDYAVQAHAKGFVVGISGGVDSAVVSALCARTGLDTLCLDLPIRQHPDQLARARAHIAALQQQFTNVRAHSVDLTPPFEAFERDNAVPDNPHNLLALANARSRLRMTALYFHAQINGLLVAGTGNKVEDFGVGFFTKYGDGGVDISPIADLLKTQVYALAQALGVSEAIRRAAPTDGLWDSERTDEAQLGASYPELEWAMEQHQAGKTPADFNGRERQVLETYLRLNRAAQHKIQPIPVCHIPPQFFQNNP, encoded by the coding sequence ATGCAAACCGAAAAAATCATTACCCACATCACCCAATGGCTGCACGATTACGCCGTGCAAGCCCATGCAAAAGGCTTTGTTGTTGGCATTTCAGGCGGCGTAGATTCCGCCGTGGTTTCTGCCCTGTGCGCCCGTACAGGTTTAGATACCCTCTGCCTTGACCTACCCATCCGCCAACACCCCGACCAGCTCGCCCGCGCCCGCGCCCACATCGCCGCTTTGCAACAACAATTTACCAACGTCCGCGCCCACAGCGTAGATTTAACCCCACCGTTTGAAGCCTTTGAGCGCGACAACGCCGTTCCCGATAACCCCCACAACCTATTAGCCCTCGCCAACGCCCGTTCGCGCCTACGCATGACCGCACTGTATTTCCACGCCCAAATCAATGGGCTGCTGGTAGCAGGCACAGGCAACAAAGTAGAAGATTTTGGTGTCGGCTTTTTTACCAAATACGGCGACGGCGGTGTGGACATCAGCCCCATTGCCGATTTACTCAAAACCCAAGTCTATGCCCTAGCTCAAGCCCTAGGCGTATCCGAAGCCATCCGCCGCGCCGCGCCTACTGATGGGCTATGGGACAGCGAACGCACAGACGAAGCCCAATTAGGTGCCAGCTATCCCGAATTGGAATGGGCAATGGAACAGCACCAAGCAGGCAAAACCCCTGCCGATTTTAATGGGCGTGAACGCCAAGTATTAGAAACCTATCTGCGTCTCAACCGCGCCGCCCAACACAAAATCCAGCCCATTCCCGTGTGCCACATTCCCCCGCAGTTTTTCCAAAATAATCCATAA
- a CDS encoding pilin, whose translation MKPNKQGGFTLIELMIVLAIIGVLAAIALPMYQDYVTRTQVSRVFYEVNSARTIVDTIISQGGVPTVQKAQDGKLINGELYEYIGMDGSDPESNLIFNAVIAYENGTRFKSITATFGKDAFKGIQGATITLTRLGDGRWQCEAKANNATSWKPKHVPVACKATM comes from the coding sequence ATGAAACCAAACAAACAAGGTGGTTTTACGCTGATTGAACTGATGATTGTGTTGGCGATTATCGGCGTATTGGCAGCCATTGCCCTGCCGATGTATCAGGACTATGTAACCCGCACCCAAGTAAGCCGTGTGTTTTACGAAGTCAACAGCGCCCGCACCATTGTGGATACCATTATTTCGCAAGGAGGCGTACCCACCGTTCAAAAAGCCCAAGATGGTAAGCTGATTAACGGCGAGTTATACGAATACATTGGCATGGACGGCAGCGACCCCGAATCCAATCTCATATTTAACGCTGTAATTGCCTATGAAAACGGCACCCGCTTTAAAAGCATCACCGCCACTTTCGGCAAAGATGCTTTTAAAGGCATTCAGGGTGCCACCATTACCCTGACCCGTTTGGGTGACGGACGTTGGCAGTGCGAAGCCAAAGCCAATAATGCCACTTCGTGGAAGCCCAAACATGTACCGGTGGCGTGTAAAGCCACGATGTAG
- the purD gene encoding phosphoribosylamine--glycine ligase yields MKILLIGGGGREHALAWKLAQSPKVSAVYVAPGNAGTAQENKLHNLPLSSHADLMDFCRRENIAFTVVGPEAPLAAGMVDDFRAAGLAIFGPTRAAAQLESSKDFAKAFMQRYGIPTAAYQTFDNAEAARAYVRERGAPIVIKADGLAAGKGVVVAQTEAEACAAIDDMLLGNSMGSAGARVVIEDFLLGEEASFIVMCDGEHVLPMASSQDHKRLSDGDLGPNTGGMGAYSPAPVVTPEVHRRVMDEIILPTVQGMKSEGYPFTGFLYAGLMIDAQGAPRTIEFNCRFGDPETQPVMSRLDSDLAELIETALNGNLNQASAQWNAQTAVGVVLAAEGYPHSPRKGDVIHGLQAAEATGAKVFHAGTRADGDKILTDGGRVLCVVALGDDVTQAQARTYQAVEKITFNGMQYRRDIADKAIKR; encoded by the coding sequence ATGAAAATTTTGTTAATCGGCGGTGGCGGACGCGAACACGCCTTGGCATGGAAATTGGCGCAGTCGCCCAAAGTGTCTGCCGTGTATGTGGCACCGGGCAATGCGGGTACGGCGCAGGAAAACAAATTGCACAACCTGCCCTTAAGCAGCCATGCCGATTTAATGGATTTTTGCCGCCGCGAAAACATCGCCTTTACTGTAGTCGGACCTGAAGCACCCTTGGCAGCAGGTATGGTGGACGATTTCCGTGCCGCAGGTTTGGCGATTTTCGGACCGACACGCGCCGCCGCACAATTGGAAAGTTCCAAAGATTTTGCCAAAGCCTTTATGCAACGTTACGGCATTCCCACCGCTGCTTATCAAACCTTTGATAACGCCGAAGCTGCGCGCGCCTATGTGCGTGAACGCGGTGCGCCGATTGTGATTAAAGCAGACGGATTGGCAGCAGGCAAAGGCGTAGTGGTGGCACAAACCGAAGCCGAAGCCTGCGCCGCCATTGACGATATGCTGTTGGGCAACAGCATGGGCAGCGCGGGTGCGCGGGTGGTGATTGAAGATTTCCTGTTGGGCGAAGAAGCCAGCTTTATCGTGATGTGCGATGGCGAACACGTTTTACCGATGGCATCCAGCCAAGACCACAAACGCCTGTCAGACGGCGACCTCGGACCCAACACAGGCGGCATGGGCGCATACAGCCCCGCGCCTGTGGTTACCCCCGAAGTACACCGCCGCGTTATGGACGAAATCATCTTACCCACCGTGCAAGGCATGAAAAGCGAAGGTTATCCCTTTACCGGATTTCTGTATGCAGGGCTGATGATAGACGCACAAGGCGCACCGCGTACCATTGAATTTAACTGCCGTTTCGGCGACCCCGAAACCCAGCCCGTAATGAGCCGTTTAGACAGCGATTTGGCAGAACTGATTGAAACCGCCTTAAACGGCAATCTAAACCAAGCCAGCGCACAATGGAACGCACAAACCGCCGTAGGCGTGGTGTTGGCTGCCGAAGGCTATCCGCACAGCCCGCGCAAAGGCGATGTGATTCACGGTTTGCAGGCTGCCGAAGCCACAGGCGCAAAAGTCTTCCACGCAGGCACACGCGCTGACGGGGACAAGATTCTGACCGATGGCGGGCGCGTATTGTGTGTGGTGGCTTTGGGCGATGACGTTACCCAAGCGCAAGCCCGCACTTATCAGGCTGTAGAAAAAATCACGTTTAACGGCATGCAGTACCGCCGCGATATTGCCGATAAAGCCATTAAGCGTTAA